In Spartobacteria bacterium, one genomic interval encodes:
- a CDS encoding NAD-dependent epimerase, translating into MKVLITGTAGFIGYHLAQVMLACGVEVVGLDSINDYYDVRIKYGRLEQTGIAQDEIEYGKLVQSRLHNGYRFIRCNLEDGERVMTLMREEKFDAVCNLAAQAGVRYSIENPMAYVQSNIVGFVNILEGCRHTGVKHLAYASSSSVYGLNEQMPFSTRDNVDHPISLYAASKKSNELMAHTYSQLYGLPTTGLRFFTVYGPWGRPDMALFLFTKAILENRPIDVFNNGQMERDFTYVDDIVEGIKRVINHPPVGNNEWTGAHPDPSSSVAPYKVYNIGRGAPVRLMDFIKEIERNLGQEAVKNMLPLQPGDVPATYADTTGLEKDVGYKPATEIPEGIRCFIEWYREWMPKLT; encoded by the coding sequence ATGAAAGTACTGATCACCGGAACAGCCGGATTTATTGGATATCATCTTGCACAGGTGATGCTGGCCTGCGGCGTTGAAGTGGTGGGGCTTGATTCCATCAACGATTACTATGATGTTCGTATTAAATATGGACGACTTGAGCAAACAGGCATTGCGCAGGACGAAATAGAGTATGGCAAACTGGTGCAAAGCCGGCTTCACAACGGGTACCGTTTTATCCGGTGCAATCTTGAAGATGGTGAGCGGGTCATGACGTTGATGCGTGAGGAAAAATTTGATGCCGTATGTAATCTGGCCGCTCAGGCAGGGGTGCGATACAGCATTGAAAACCCCATGGCCTATGTTCAGTCGAATATCGTTGGATTTGTGAACATTCTTGAGGGATGCCGTCATACGGGAGTGAAACATTTGGCTTATGCCAGCAGTTCCAGTGTATACGGACTAAATGAGCAAATGCCCTTTTCAACCCGTGATAATGTGGATCACCCGATCAGTCTGTATGCCGCCAGCAAAAAGAGCAATGAACTGATGGCGCATACCTATAGTCAACTGTATGGACTTCCTACTACGGGGCTACGTTTTTTTACCGTATATGGACCCTGGGGGCGGCCGGATATGGCGTTGTTTTTGTTTACTAAGGCCATTCTCGAAAACCGGCCTATCGATGTGTTTAACAACGGTCAGATGGAACGTGATTTTACCTATGTCGACGATATCGTCGAGGGCATCAAGCGCGTGATTAATCACCCTCCAGTCGGAAACAATGAATGGACGGGTGCTCATCCTGATCCATCCAGTTCTGTTGCGCCGTATAAAGTCTATAACATTGGTCGCGGAGCACCGGTGCGGCTTATGGATTTTATCAAAGAAATCGAGCGCAATTTGGGGCAGGAAGCAGTAAAAAATATGCTTCCCCTGCAACCCGGCGATGTGCCTGCGACGTATGCCGATACAACTGGCTTGGAAAAGGATGTCGGCTACAAACCCGCCACTGAAATCCCCGAAGGGATTCGTTGTTTTATTGAGTGGTACCGTGAATGGATGCCGAAGTTGACGTAA
- a CDS encoding response regulator — MTNAGNILLIEDEQPIADVVEYVLSKDGFYVSHAGDGDNALERAREKAFDLVILDINIPGLSGVSLFRALKNIHRNLAIIMLTCRADEVDRVMWLELGADDYVTKPFSPRELAARVRSVLRRCKPRNEEQTVQKCGAFLVDSEALCISYHKTSLDLTVQEFKLLELFLNHPRRVFSREYIIDALYGRDYYISERSIDATVKRLRKKVQLVSGKLNPLETVYGAGYRLHPDVPGSQ; from the coding sequence ATGACGAATGCGGGAAATATACTGCTTATTGAAGATGAACAGCCGATTGCAGATGTGGTTGAATACGTGCTGTCGAAAGATGGCTTTTATGTTTCGCATGCGGGGGATGGGGACAACGCACTGGAACGGGCACGTGAAAAGGCGTTTGATCTGGTTATTTTGGATATCAACATTCCTGGACTGTCGGGTGTCAGTCTGTTTCGGGCATTGAAAAACATTCATCGTAACCTGGCAATCATCATGCTGACATGCAGAGCTGACGAAGTGGATCGGGTTATGTGGCTGGAACTTGGGGCAGATGATTATGTTACAAAACCTTTCAGCCCGCGTGAACTGGCGGCGAGGGTTCGTTCGGTACTACGGCGATGTAAACCACGGAACGAAGAACAGACTGTCCAGAAATGTGGAGCTTTTTTAGTCGATAGCGAGGCCTTATGCATCAGTTATCACAAAACATCGCTGGATCTTACGGTGCAGGAGTTTAAATTACTGGAATTATTCTTGAATCACCCTCGACGCGTGTTCAGCAGGGAGTATATCATTGATGCATTGTACGGGCGCGATTATTACATCAGCGAACGAAGCATTGATGCGACGGTCAAGAGGCTGCGCAAAAAAGTTCAACTTGTATCAGGGAAACTAAATCCGCTGGAAACAGTATACGGCGCAGGTTATCGGCTGCACCCTGATGTGCCGGGGTCACAGTGA
- a CDS encoding HAD family hydrolase, protein MIKALLFDLDGTLLNTLADLADAVNRTMRKHGYAEHPQDAYRFFVGCGMEKLIIRALPEQARTPQVIADCKRDFMEDYGKNWMNATALYPGIAELLDNLQQNGIHMAVLSNKPHEMTKKCVETYMSSWAFDAVIGQIDGIPVKPDPSSANRIVKLINAKSDEFLYVGDSSVDMRTAAAADMTAVGVTWGFRPKKELIDNGARYIIDHPSELAQIITSHTTQEDK, encoded by the coding sequence ATGATAAAGGCACTTTTATTTGACTTAGACGGAACACTGCTCAATACGCTGGCTGATTTGGCCGACGCAGTTAATCGCACGATGCGGAAACACGGCTATGCCGAACATCCGCAGGATGCCTATCGCTTCTTCGTGGGGTGCGGCATGGAAAAACTGATTATCAGAGCACTGCCGGAACAAGCCAGAACACCGCAAGTTATCGCGGACTGTAAAAGAGATTTTATGGAGGATTACGGCAAAAACTGGATGAATGCTACAGCCCTATATCCGGGCATTGCGGAATTACTCGATAATCTGCAACAAAACGGCATACATATGGCCGTGTTATCTAACAAACCCCATGAAATGACTAAAAAATGTGTCGAGACCTACATGTCTTCATGGGCGTTCGATGCCGTAATTGGTCAAATCGACGGGATTCCTGTCAAACCTGACCCCAGCAGTGCCAATAGAATTGTTAAGCTGATAAATGCAAAATCAGATGAATTCCTGTATGTAGGAGATTCTTCCGTCGACATGCGCACTGCGGCTGCCGCAGACATGACTGCTGTAGGTGTAACCTGGGGTTTCCGACCCAAAAAAGAACTCATCGATAACGGAGCTCGATACATTATTGATCATCCTTCTGAGCTTGCACAGATTATTACCAGCCACACCACGCAGGAAGATAAATAA
- the dbpA gene encoding ATP-dependent RNA helicase DbpA: MASNDFSSLPLHTSLLDNLPSLGYLTMTPVQTESLPKILKSQDVIVQAKTGSGKTAAFGLGILNDIDPAVTSATALILCPTRELAEQVAAELRRLARCLPNIRIVTLCGGSPYFNQRNTMEHGAHIVVGTPGRIDKHIRKNSLITERIRTLVLDEADRLLDMGFYDSIMDIIKTVPNNRQTMLFSATFPDAIIDLSTSIQRNAKRISVDTMHEIGAIKQRAYLVEKDAKLHALIQILLHHNPPSSVVFCNTKQTCKDVAKALKSRGFSVTAIHGDLDQRDRNVALTLFTGKSISVLVATDVASRGIDVKDLSAVINYDLSPDAEVHVHRIGRTGRAGKEGLAISLYQETQEFRIKLYEEYMNQTIERTPLPAVSNANPCTTPPTISFHILGGKKSKIRPGDILGALTGEAGIPGSSVGKIHVFDQHSYVAIAKNDVAKVEKWAKEGTIKRRRIQRM; encoded by the coding sequence ATGGCCAGTAATGATTTTTCGAGTCTACCCCTGCATACGTCACTGCTAGATAATTTACCTAGCCTTGGCTACCTCACTATGACCCCGGTGCAGACCGAAAGCCTTCCCAAAATCCTCAAGTCACAGGATGTCATCGTTCAAGCGAAAACCGGCAGCGGAAAAACCGCAGCCTTCGGACTGGGCATCCTGAATGATATCGATCCGGCAGTAACCAGTGCAACCGCTCTGATTCTCTGCCCAACTCGTGAATTGGCTGAGCAGGTGGCCGCCGAATTACGTCGACTGGCCCGATGTTTACCAAACATACGCATTGTTACGTTGTGCGGCGGATCTCCCTACTTTAACCAGCGAAATACCATGGAGCATGGAGCCCATATTGTGGTGGGAACGCCCGGACGTATCGACAAACACATCCGCAAAAACTCATTAATCACGGAACGTATTCGCACACTGGTATTGGATGAGGCCGACCGGTTGCTGGACATGGGGTTCTACGACAGCATTATGGACATCATTAAAACCGTACCAAACAACCGTCAAACCATGCTGTTCTCCGCAACCTTTCCCGATGCCATCATCGACCTGAGCACATCGATACAGCGCAATGCTAAACGTATTTCCGTGGATACAATGCACGAAATCGGTGCAATAAAACAGCGAGCATATCTTGTAGAAAAAGATGCAAAGCTCCATGCGTTAATCCAAATTCTCCTCCATCACAATCCGCCATCTTCTGTTGTTTTTTGCAATACGAAACAAACATGCAAAGACGTTGCAAAGGCATTAAAATCACGCGGCTTCAGCGTAACAGCAATCCATGGAGATCTTGACCAGCGAGACCGAAACGTAGCACTTACGCTGTTCACAGGAAAAAGCATTTCCGTTCTGGTCGCAACAGATGTGGCCTCACGAGGTATTGACGTGAAAGATTTATCAGCTGTAATTAATTATGATCTATCTCCAGACGCAGAAGTACATGTACACCGTATCGGACGCACCGGACGAGCCGGAAAAGAAGGCTTAGCCATCAGTCTTTATCAGGAAACACAGGAATTCCGCATCAAACTGTATGAAGAATATATGAATCAGACCATCGAGCGGACACCGCTGCCTGCCGTATCCAATGCAAATCCCTGTACCACTCCCCCAACAATTTCATTCCACATTCTAGGAGGGAAAAAAAGCAAAATTCGCCCCGGCGACATTCTCGGTGCATTAACAGGCGAAGCAGGAATACCCGGTAGCAGTGTAGGAAAAATACACGTTTTTGATCAGCATTCCTATGTGGCAATTGCTAAAAATGATGTAGCAAAAGTAGAAAAATGGGCAAAAGAAGGAACCATTAAACGACGGCGTATTCAGAGGATGTAA
- a CDS encoding transposase, producing MRRKRIKRDYLAYYHCMSRIVGREMLLGHVEKEHMRQLIRRVEGFTGVHVLTYAIMTNHIHLLLEEPDRGEVEQLTEADLIRRLGFLYSAEEVDVVCGRWKGWNDVGMTDAVAEDKRRYLIRMHDVSEFMKQVKQRFTCWYNRRMRRSGTLWEQRFKSVLVEDGQALRTMAAYIEMNPVRAGMVDDPKQYCFCGFGEAMGGVTVARQGIMTLASGVKRMDVEVRVAEQVNTWGAASTVYWERVLMYDEMRKNPCFAMLDKEMIPEKLKKRLKISDFERLQCRSRFFTDGQVFGSHAFVESFFEENRSYFGENRKTGARKVRGGWHGIYTIRDLGNWC from the coding sequence ATGAGAAGAAAACGAATCAAACGGGATTATTTGGCCTATTATCACTGCATGTCGCGTATTGTGGGGCGTGAGATGCTGTTGGGCCATGTGGAAAAAGAGCATATGCGGCAATTGATTCGGCGGGTAGAGGGGTTTACGGGGGTGCATGTATTGACGTATGCGATAATGACGAATCATATTCATTTGCTGTTGGAAGAGCCCGATCGCGGTGAGGTTGAGCAGTTGACGGAAGCGGATTTGATTCGGCGCTTGGGTTTTTTGTATTCGGCGGAAGAAGTGGATGTTGTTTGTGGGCGGTGGAAGGGATGGAATGATGTGGGGATGACTGATGCGGTGGCGGAGGATAAGCGTCGCTATCTCATACGTATGCATGATGTTAGTGAATTTATGAAGCAGGTGAAGCAGCGTTTTACTTGTTGGTATAATCGGCGGATGCGCCGCAGTGGAACGTTATGGGAGCAACGGTTTAAAAGTGTATTGGTGGAAGATGGCCAGGCGTTGCGCACGATGGCTGCATATATTGAGATGAACCCTGTGCGGGCAGGTATGGTGGATGATCCAAAGCAGTATTGTTTTTGTGGATTTGGTGAGGCTATGGGCGGTGTTACTGTTGCAAGGCAAGGAATTATGACGTTGGCCTCAGGGGTGAAACGAATGGATGTCGAGGTGCGGGTGGCAGAACAGGTGAACACATGGGGTGCAGCTTCGACGGTTTATTGGGAACGGGTTTTGATGTACGATGAGATGAGGAAAAACCCATGTTTTGCGATGCTGGATAAGGAGATGATTCCTGAAAAATTGAAAAAGCGGTTGAAAATATCAGATTTTGAACGGTTGCAATGTAGGAGTCGCTTTTTTACGGATGGTCAGGTCTTTGGTTCGCACGCGTTTGTTGAGTCCTTTTTTGAGGAAAATAGGAGTTATTTCGGAGAAAATAGAAAAACCGGAGCCCGAAAGGTTCGCGGTGGATGGCACGGCATCTATACGATACGCGACTTAGGCAACTGGTGTTGA